From the Paenibacillus sp. MMS20-IR301 genome, the window AGCGGACGGATTCAGGATACCGCTGAATATCCGCTGATGACCGGCCTGCGGGAGATTGCCAAAATTCACGGCGGCGACTTCCGCCTGACGCCTAACCAGAATCTGATCATCGGCGGTGTCAGCAGTGCGAAGAAACGCAAGATCTCCGAACTGGCGAAGCAATACGGGCTGACCGATGGCGCCCATCATTCTGCACTGCGCAGAAGCTCCATGTCCTGTGTGGCGCTGCCGACCTGCGGTCTGGCTATGGCTGAGGCAGAGCGTTACCTGCCCAAGCTGCTGGACAAAATGGAGCTCATCATTGATGAAGCCGGCCTGAGGAATGAAGAGATTATCATCCGGATGACCGGCTGCCCTAACGGCTGTGCCAGACCGGCATTAGGCGAAATTGCTTTTATCGGCAAAGGTCCGGGCAGATACAATCTCTATATGGGCGCAGGGTTTACCGGAGACCGGCTGAATAAGCTCTATAAGGAAAATATTGACGAGAAGGAAATTCTCGACACCCTGGGTCCGATTATTCACAGCTATGCCAAGGAACGCATCACCGGTGAGCATTTCGGCGACTATGTCATCCGCAGCGGCTATGTCAAAGAGGTTACCTCAGGGCTTAATTTCCACAACTAAGCTTCACAGCAGTCTGACTGAGTGAGAAGACAAACTTCAGCTCATTGCGGCATGAGACCATGCCGGCAGCGAACCTGTTTTCCGGTGCGGTACCGGAGGACGGGTTCGTTTTTTTAGAAAATTTCAGATTGGATTTGGATTTCCGGCGGTTTTCTTACATAATATAGAGTAGCACTACAAAATCATAACCAAGAGCCATTATAGTGTGTAATGGGATCTGTACAGAAGAGGCGAAAATCAATGATTATTATGAAGACCATGGAAGAAATCGAGAAAATGCGTGCCGCCGGTAAAATCTTGGCTGAATGCCACCGGCAGATTGCCCAGCTGCTGAAGCCCGGCATCACGACCTGGGAAATCGACCAGTTTGCCGAGAAGTTCATTCTCTCTCAAGGTGCGACCCCCGAGCAAAAGGGCTACCACGGATATCCATATGCGACCTGCGCATCAGTCAATGATGTGATCTGCCACGGCTTTCCGAAGCATGAGGAATTGAAGGACGGGGATATCGTAACAATTGATATGGTTGTCAATTTAAACGGCTGGCTGGCAGACTCGGCCTGGTCGTACGGTATTGGTACAATAAGTGAGCAAGCCGATAAACTGCTGACCGTTACTAAAGAATCAATGTTCAAAGGTATTGAGCAGGCTGTAGCCGGCAACCGGATCGGTGACGTAGCGCATGCTGTTCAGGTCTATGCCGAAGCGAACGGCTTCTCGGTCGTCCGGGATTTCATCGGGCACGGCATCGGCTCCGAAATGCATGAAAAGCCTGATGTGCCTCACGTCGGCCCGGCAGGCAAAGGCCCGCGTATTAAAGAAGGAATGGTATTCACGATCGAGCCTATGCTGAATACCGGCAGCTACCGGACTAAGATGGATTCTGACGGCTGGACTGCCCGTACCTTTGACGGCGGATTGTCGGCCCAGTATGAGCACACGATTGCTGTTACACCGCAGGGTACGGTTATTTTGACAGAGCTGTAATGAAGGGATTTCCGCAGCTGCTTCAAGCCGGAATTCCGCATTAACTCCCAAGACCGTCCGGTATTCATGGATTTCATGAGTACTGAACGGTTTTTCTGCATGTCTTCACCGGCCGCTCGGAAATCCATCAGAATTTATGCTTAATTTTGTCTTTATGTGTCGGAATTCACGGCTGGAACAAAATCTAGAGCATATAATGGGAAGACTTAAAGGCTGAATAGAATAGAGGCTCAGGCATGGCAACAGACAAAAATTGCAAAAATCAGCACCGTTCTCCCACCGAGGAGCAGTGCATGGACCATTACGGCTGCATCTATGAGAACAACCATCTCATCACGCTGCTGGTAGATCCGCAGAACGGGGGCATTGTTGATGCGAACCGGGTCGCTTGCGACTTTTACGGCTACAGGCTCCGGGAGTTCAGGAAGCTGCGGATCAGCGATCTGACAGCAGACCGGGAACAGGGGGTTCAGCAGTTCGTAGAGAAGGCACTGCCTACGGATGAGGCGCAGAAGAACCGTGTATTTACAGATCGTCATGTCCTGGCCAGCGGACAGGCCATAGATGTTGAGGTTCATACTGGTATGATGACGATGCTGGGCCGGAACTGCGTATATACAGTGATTCATGATATCAGTGAGCGGGTCCGCTCAGAGAAGCGGCTGAGGGAAAGTGAAGAGCGCTACAGGGATCTGGTTGAACTGTGCCCTGAGGCGATTCTTGTCTATAGCGGCGGTACCATTCTGTTTGCCAACCGGCAGGCTGAGCGGATGTTCGGCAACAAGAAGAATGAGCTGGTCGGTAAAGGGCTTGAGGATTTTTTCAATGAAGTCTACTTTCAAAGCGCGGAGCATAACAAGCTGCAGACGACCGGGCTGCTGAAGGAAAGGTTCCGGATTGAACAGCGGCTGATCCGTATACAGGATAACCGGGTTTTTGATCTTGAGATATCAGGCGTACCGGTCATTTATGAGGAGGAAAAGGCGCTGCAGCTTGTGCTGCGGGATATCACGGACAGCAAGCGGGAGATTGAACGGGCCGTGCGGCTGCAGGAGCACCGTCATGCAGTGTCTTTTCCGCTGGAGGGCAAGGCCGTGCTTGAGAAGCTGTATATTCCTGCTAGAACGTTAAGCGGCGATTTTTTTATTTTTCACAAAATTAATGAAGAACAGGTCATCGGCATCATCGGCGATGTTACCGGCAAGGGGATTACAGCGGCGCTGAATATTTCGGCTCTGCGGGTGCTCTTCATGGACAGTCTGATGAACACGCAGGACCCCCTTCAGATGCTGAAGGACCTGAACAACAAAGCACTGCAGCATCTTGGAGAGGATTATTTCGCTGCCTGCTGCTTCCGGCTTGATTTCACAGCCGGCGTGCTGAAGGCGGCGGGAGCCGGAATCAATGAATTTCTCTTTGTCCCCGGCGGCAGCAGCAGTGAGCGGATTACAGTGAAGGGGACCCCGCTCGGAATGTTTGCGGACAGTGAATTTGAGGAGACCAGCATTCCGTTTGCTTCCGGGGACCGGTTCTGCTTCTACAGTGACGGAATGGAGCTCAGGTTTGACAGTGAAGAGCTTGCGGCAGAGCGCGGTTATCTGCTGGAGCGGCTGGCCGGGGCGGCACTGCAGGATGATTGCACCTGGTTCAGCCTGAACATTAAATAAAAAACGGGAGTGTCCCGCCAAAGATTATGGAGCAAAGAGGGAGTGAGTTATGGGCGCTGTTCAGAAGGAAGTGATGCTCCGCGGTCTGGAGTGTCATCAGATGATCATTGACGGAATCATTGAGGAGCTTAACTTGGAAGCCTATGCTTTTGATATCCGCCTGATTCTGATTGAAGCGGTAACTAATGCCTACTATCACGGTAATCTTAGTGACTGCAGCAAACCGATTACGATCCGTTATCTGCTGAGGGACAAGCTGCTGAAGCTGCAGATTGAGGATTCCGGGGCGGGGGGTGGCGTGCTGCTGTTCCCGGAGACGATCAGCAATGAAGAGTTGCTGGAAGACGGAGGAAGAGGCTTGTATCTGATCCGCTGTTTCTCGGATACCGTAGAGAGGGTCGATAACACGATGTATATCAGCAAAAGTATCTGTTCCTCATAGAAGCTAAAAGGGGAGAATTCAGTGAAATTTAGTCTAAAAGTAAAAATGAGTATTCTGTTGTTTCTGATTATCAGCGTACCGCTGGGGATTTCCGGCATCATTTCATATCAGCTGGCTTCTAACGCTTTGCAGAAGACGATTGAAGAGGAGCTCAAGGGTACCACGAACTCTGCGGCCAAGGCAGTAGAGGCTGAGCTCGAAGCGGTAGGCAATGACCTGGGCATCGCCAGCATGAATCTGGCGCTTGCTGATTTCGCCGGTAATCCTGCAGCGGGGGGACTGAAGAGCA encodes:
- the map gene encoding type I methionyl aminopeptidase, whose translation is MIIMKTMEEIEKMRAAGKILAECHRQIAQLLKPGITTWEIDQFAEKFILSQGATPEQKGYHGYPYATCASVNDVICHGFPKHEELKDGDIVTIDMVVNLNGWLADSAWSYGIGTISEQADKLLTVTKESMFKGIEQAVAGNRIGDVAHAVQVYAEANGFSVVRDFIGHGIGSEMHEKPDVPHVGPAGKGPRIKEGMVFTIEPMLNTGSYRTKMDSDGWTARTFDGGLSAQYEHTIAVTPQGTVILTEL
- a CDS encoding PAS domain S-box protein, which gives rise to MATDKNCKNQHRSPTEEQCMDHYGCIYENNHLITLLVDPQNGGIVDANRVACDFYGYRLREFRKLRISDLTADREQGVQQFVEKALPTDEAQKNRVFTDRHVLASGQAIDVEVHTGMMTMLGRNCVYTVIHDISERVRSEKRLRESEERYRDLVELCPEAILVYSGGTILFANRQAERMFGNKKNELVGKGLEDFFNEVYFQSAEHNKLQTTGLLKERFRIEQRLIRIQDNRVFDLEISGVPVIYEEEKALQLVLRDITDSKREIERAVRLQEHRHAVSFPLEGKAVLEKLYIPARTLSGDFFIFHKINEEQVIGIIGDVTGKGITAALNISALRVLFMDSLMNTQDPLQMLKDLNNKALQHLGEDYFAACCFRLDFTAGVLKAAGAGINEFLFVPGGSSSERITVKGTPLGMFADSEFEETSIPFASGDRFCFYSDGMELRFDSEELAAERGYLLERLAGAALQDDCTWFSLNIK
- a CDS encoding ATP-binding protein, which encodes MGAVQKEVMLRGLECHQMIIDGIIEELNLEAYAFDIRLILIEAVTNAYYHGNLSDCSKPITIRYLLRDKLLKLQIEDSGAGGGVLLFPETISNEELLEDGGRGLYLIRCFSDTVERVDNTMYISKSICSS